In Rhizobium sp. ARZ01, a genomic segment contains:
- a CDS encoding PD40 domain-containing protein, with protein MRSSVEIHNIKTGLTRVVWQTDQLVEAPNFARDGKSLAINGDGRLHRLPLDGRPPVPIDTGFAVRCNNDHGLSPDGRWLAICDKTEFGKSAIYILPAEGGMPRLVTPNLPSYWHGWSPDGKSVCYCGIRGDLFDIYTIPIEGGEERRLTFGEGKNDGPDWSADGRIYFNSSRSGRMQIWSVRPDGGVAARVTDSPWEDWFPHPSPSGRYLLVLSFDAGVFDHPRDQHVRLRLMDADGRNDRVLFDLFGGQGTMNVPNWSPDGDEFAFVRYESAG; from the coding sequence ATGCGCAGTTCGGTTGAGATCCACAATATCAAGACAGGACTGACGCGCGTCGTCTGGCAGACCGACCAGTTGGTGGAGGCGCCGAACTTCGCACGGGACGGCAAATCACTGGCCATCAATGGTGACGGGCGGCTCCACCGGTTGCCGCTCGACGGCCGCCCGCCGGTCCCGATCGATACGGGATTTGCGGTCCGCTGCAACAACGACCACGGCCTGTCGCCGGACGGTCGATGGCTTGCGATTTGCGACAAGACGGAGTTCGGCAAATCGGCCATCTACATTTTGCCGGCCGAAGGCGGAATGCCGAGACTCGTTACGCCGAATCTGCCGTCCTATTGGCACGGCTGGTCACCGGACGGAAAGAGCGTCTGCTACTGTGGCATCCGCGGCGATCTCTTTGATATCTATACAATTCCGATCGAGGGCGGCGAGGAGAGACGGCTGACCTTCGGCGAGGGGAAGAATGACGGGCCGGACTGGTCCGCAGACGGGCGAATCTATTTCAACTCGAGCCGGTCCGGCCGCATGCAGATCTGGAGCGTTCGGCCGGATGGTGGTGTAGCCGCGCGCGTCACCGACAGCCCGTGGGAGGATTGGTTCCCTCATCCGTCACCGAGCGGGCGGTATTTGCTGGTGCTTTCCTTTGACGCCGGTGTCTTCGACCATCCCCGGGACCAGCATGTCCGATTACGGTTGATGGATGCTGATGGCCGAAATGATCGCGTGCTGTTCGACCTGTTCGGCGGACAGGGCACGATGAATGTGCCGAATTGGTCACCTGACGGCGATGAATTTGCCTTCGTGCGCTATGAGTCCGCAGGCTGA